gtcttgtcgcgacgtttcaatgagtttcgtaggCATCATCTactggcgaagatgatgggtacgaaactcattgaaacgtcgcGACAAACgacaccaccactcggctgataacccgagaagaattcatcagcatTTGAGAAGTGGCTATCTGTATCACGTAAGTCAACTTAAACCATACCAAGAccttgcagtttgttttttctgtaCAAGCTAAAGGAATGTGTGGAATATGTGCTTTGTTATAATACTTATTGAGTTATTAGCTTATGCTCCTCTTCATTGTATGTCATACGAGCAAATTAAATTCCAGCCACATACATACGTCGTAACACTAAAAAGTCAGCACGTAATGAGGTATAGGAATACTTATTTTGAGAGTGTGACATATCTTTAGAGGCCGTATGAGGTGAAACAAGTGAGGGAGATgtgatacaaaattcaaacacaaaTTAGAGTGGAAACAGAGAGCAGTTTATTGGCAGCAACAGTGAGTGAGTAACAGTGGCAGGTGAGGCTTCAGCTTCAGCCGTAGTGCCAGCCGCGGCCTCCCCAGCCGCCGCCGCCCCAGCCGCCGCCCCAGCCTCTGCCCCCGTAGCCGCCTCCCCAGCCTCTGCCGCCCCAGCCGCCTCCCCAGCCTCTGCCGCCCCAGCCGCCTCCCCAGCCGCGGCCGCCCCAGCCGCCCCAGCCGCGGCCGCCCCACGCAGACTCGGCGGTTCCCAGCGTCTCCTGGGCTTCCTCTGGCTGTGGATCGACGTCTGCGGGGATGCAGAAGGCGACCGTCACCGCCATCGCTAGCACCAGCAACTGAAACACAAAGCACGAATCTTAGAACACCTCCTGGCGCCATTGTTGAAGCAAATATCTGCAGCCTGACTTGGGAAGCATGCAGAGATCACGGCTCGCTTCCAGACCACAGACATGTCcatcttagaatgagattttcactctgcagcggagtgtgcgctgatatgaaacttcctggcagattaaaactgtgtgcccgaccgagactcgatctcgggacctttgcctttcgcgagcaagtgctctaccatctgagctaccgaagcacgacttacgcccggtacccacagctttacttctgccagtatctcgtctcctaccttccaaactttacagatgctctgtaaagcttctgtaaagtttggaaggtaggagacgagatactggcagaagtaaagctgtgagtagcgggcgtgagtcgtgcttcggtagctcagatggtagagcacttgcccgcgaaaggcaaaggtcccgagttcgagtctcggtcgggcacacagttttaatctgccaggaagtttcatgtccatCTTAGTTCCACATCTGGAAGGACGAGTACTTGTTCTACTTAAACCGTTCCATTTCTTTGTACGAGAAACCACTTCAGATGGATTTCAGTATGATACGAACCCTCTTAACTGGTATTTTTCCCAGTGTTCTTTTTCCAGATGTGAAGTGTTCAGCCTGTAATTACCTAATAAATACTAGCAAGCCTTCAGGACCTCGTAGTCTTTAAATTATCTCAAACTGCAAAGGTACGTAAGTGTAGTGTGCTGGGTTCTCTTCTAATATTATGTTGTGTTGGACGTTCGGGATTTATATTGTGATACTCTGACGCCAAACAAGCTCTTAACCAGCCAACAAACTTCCGAAGTTCAGTACAAGGTACTGTTTAAAATGTCTTCTACTACGAAGTTCTTACAATCGAAATTCAGCTTCT
This sequence is a window from Schistocerca americana isolate TAMUIC-IGC-003095 chromosome 4, iqSchAmer2.1, whole genome shotgun sequence. Protein-coding genes within it:
- the LOC124612430 gene encoding neuropeptide-like protein 32; this translates as MFRLSLLVLAMAVTVAFCIPADVDPQPEEAQETLGTAESAWGGRGWGGWGGRGWGGGWGGRGWGGGWGGRGWGGGYGGRGWGGGWGGGGWGGRGWHYG